A part of Clarias gariepinus isolate MV-2021 ecotype Netherlands chromosome 14, CGAR_prim_01v2, whole genome shotgun sequence genomic DNA contains:
- the armc7 gene encoding armadillo repeat-containing protein 7, giving the protein MDRYCASERLEYLQGLVTEFQDTDSEEAKEQILANLANFAYDPHNMEALRMLQVTELFLDMLTEENENFIEFGIGGLCNLSMDRECRDQILQSGGIPLVTGCLSSHRDETVLSAITTLMNLTTASSRFQTTDSTVVQCMLRFSLTQNPRLSNLATVFLQDYCTQEQVETAKEVLQGHSQSAIGIPLPKD; this is encoded by the exons ATGGATCGATACTGTGCATCAGAGAGGCTGGAATACTTGCAAGGGCTTGTGACGGAATTTCAGGACACTGACAGTGAAG AGGCTAAAGAGCAAATTCTGGCCAACCTCGCCAACTTTGCCTACGATCCACACAACATGGAAGCTCTGCGGATGCTTCAGGTCACAGAGCTCTTCTTGGACATGCTGACAGAAGAAAACGAGAACTTTATAGAGTTTGGAATTG GTGGCCTGTGTAACCTCAGCATGGACCGAGAGTGTCGTGATCAGATTTTGCAAAGTGGTGGAATTCCTCTAGTCACAGGATGCTTGTCGAGTCACAGAGATGAGACAGTTTTGTCTGCCATCACAACATTAATGAACCTTACCACAGCATCATCACGCTTCCAAACCACAGACAGCACAGTAGTGCAGTGCATGCTGCGGTTCTCACTCACACAGAACCCTCGCCTCAGCAATCTGGCCACGGTTTTCTTGCAGGACTACTGCACTCAGGAGCAGGTAGAAACTGCAAAAGAAGTTTTACAAGGACATAGCCAGTCAGCCA